In one Gimesia sp. genomic region, the following are encoded:
- a CDS encoding heavy metal translocating P-type ATPase produces the protein MIVVYLCLRYGWNVPETTQNLPLWSVLLLGGTPLVWGLLVKMVHREFGSDLLAGISIVVSVILGEYLAGSLVVLMLSGGEALEAYAVRSASSVLQALSRRMPSIAHRKTDSRIDDIALDQIQINDMIVIFPHETCPIDGTVLEGHGVMDESYLTGEPYMMSKTPGSQVLSGAINGEAALIVRAEKRAIDSRYAKIMEVMQASEQHRPRMRRLADRLGAWYTPLAVLIGIVAWVLTGDPVRFLAVMVVATPCPLLIAIPVAIIGSISLAARRAIIVRDPTSLETADTCRTIIFDKTGTLTYGEPQLTEQIYAPNMNADEVLSLVGSIERFSKHPLSQAILDAMQEARAVVHEATEISEPPGQGLKGTVNGHSVEITSRKKLLQQYPDLESQLPEQVGGLECVILIDNQYAGLYRFRDTPRTDGLSFINHLSPKHHFGRTMLVSGDRESEVRYLAEQVGIQEVYFSQSPEQKLEIVNQETAQANTIFVGDGINDAPALVAATVGVAFGQNSDVTTEAADVIVMDSSLQKIDEFLHISRRMRRIALQSAIGGMALSMLGMLLAAAGYLPPVAGAISQEVIDVLAVLNALRVALPPKALIDFKPGEAD, from the coding sequence ATGATCGTGGTCTACCTCTGTCTGCGCTATGGCTGGAATGTTCCGGAAACAACCCAGAACCTCCCTCTCTGGTCGGTCCTGCTGCTGGGAGGCACGCCTCTGGTCTGGGGCCTGCTGGTCAAAATGGTCCATCGCGAATTCGGATCTGACCTGCTGGCCGGGATCTCGATCGTGGTGTCAGTCATTCTGGGAGAGTACCTGGCCGGTTCCCTGGTGGTGCTGATGCTCTCGGGAGGTGAGGCCCTCGAAGCCTACGCGGTCCGTAGTGCCTCGTCCGTCCTCCAGGCTCTCAGCCGGCGCATGCCGTCCATCGCACATCGCAAAACCGATTCCCGCATCGACGACATCGCTCTCGATCAGATTCAGATCAACGATATGATCGTGATCTTCCCCCATGAGACCTGTCCCATCGACGGAACCGTGCTCGAAGGGCACGGCGTCATGGATGAATCTTACCTCACCGGGGAACCCTACATGATGTCCAAGACGCCGGGATCGCAGGTCCTCTCCGGGGCAATCAATGGAGAAGCGGCCCTGATTGTTCGCGCAGAGAAACGGGCCATCGATTCGCGGTATGCCAAAATCATGGAGGTCATGCAGGCATCCGAACAGCACCGCCCCCGGATGCGACGACTGGCAGATCGACTGGGAGCCTGGTACACACCGCTGGCGGTTCTGATTGGCATCGTAGCCTGGGTGTTGACCGGCGACCCGGTCCGCTTCCTGGCGGTGATGGTTGTTGCCACCCCCTGCCCGCTGTTGATTGCCATTCCGGTCGCGATTATCGGTTCAATCTCCCTGGCAGCACGCCGGGCAATCATTGTCCGGGATCCAACATCCCTCGAGACCGCAGACACCTGTCGGACGATCATCTTCGATAAAACAGGCACATTGACCTACGGCGAACCGCAACTCACCGAACAAATCTATGCGCCTAACATGAATGCGGATGAAGTCCTCTCCCTGGTGGGCAGTATCGAGCGTTTTTCCAAACACCCGCTCTCCCAGGCCATTCTGGATGCCATGCAGGAGGCCCGGGCCGTCGTGCATGAGGCAACCGAAATCAGCGAGCCTCCCGGACAGGGCCTCAAAGGCACGGTCAACGGCCACAGTGTCGAGATCACCAGTCGCAAAAAACTGCTTCAGCAATACCCCGATCTGGAATCACAGCTCCCCGAACAGGTCGGCGGGCTGGAATGTGTGATTCTGATCGACAATCAATATGCGGGGCTCTACCGGTTTCGGGATACGCCCCGCACCGATGGCCTCTCCTTTATCAATCACCTCTCCCCCAAGCACCACTTCGGCAGGACCATGCTGGTCTCAGGAGACCGGGAATCGGAGGTGCGCTACCTGGCCGAACAGGTCGGAATTCAAGAGGTCTATTTCAGTCAGAGCCCCGAGCAGAAACTCGAAATCGTCAACCAGGAAACAGCCCAGGCGAATACCATCTTCGTGGGGGACGGCATCAATGACGCGCCGGCACTCGTCGCTGCAACTGTAGGCGTCGCTTTCGGACAGAACAGCGATGTCACCACGGAAGCTGCAGATGTGATTGTGATGGACAGCTCGCTGCAGAAGATCGACGAATTCCTGCACATAAGTCGTCGCATGCGTCGCATCGCCCTGCAGAGTGCCATCGGCGGCATGGCGTTGAGCATGCTGGGCATGTTGCTGGCAGCCGCCGGTTATCTCCCACCGGTTGCAGGTGCGATCAGCCAGGAAGTGATTGACGTTCTGGCCGTACTGAATGCCCTGCGCGTGGCCCTGCCCCCCAAAGCCCTGATCGATTTCAAACCGGGAGAAGCCGACTGA
- a CDS encoding divalent cation transporter has protein sequence MSGVLEVIVLTTLAGITIPIGGFLALIERIHPRWLEVEFRHSIIAFGGGVLLAAVALVLVPEGISEQPPLIAASAILFGGVCFMVVDRILATHKNSASQLIAMLLDFVPESLALGASFATNGESVGLLLAILIGLQNLPEGFNAFRELNSTTTMTKKYILPGFCLLVLLGPISGLIGYYLLALIPRMVGLIMLFAAGGILYLTFQDIAPQAKLERRWAPSLGAVLGFVFGLIAQMVIA, from the coding sequence TTGAGCGGCGTACTGGAAGTGATTGTATTAACGACTCTGGCCGGGATCACGATTCCCATCGGGGGGTTCCTCGCGCTGATCGAACGGATTCATCCCCGCTGGCTGGAAGTCGAATTTCGACACTCCATCATCGCCTTCGGTGGAGGCGTCCTGCTGGCGGCTGTCGCCCTGGTCCTCGTACCAGAGGGCATTTCCGAGCAGCCCCCCCTGATCGCAGCGTCGGCGATTCTATTTGGCGGCGTCTGCTTCATGGTTGTCGACCGCATTCTGGCGACTCACAAAAACTCAGCCTCTCAGTTAATCGCGATGCTGCTCGACTTTGTTCCCGAATCCCTGGCATTGGGGGCTTCCTTCGCGACCAATGGAGAATCCGTCGGACTCCTGCTGGCGATCCTCATCGGACTGCAGAATCTGCCGGAAGGCTTTAATGCCTTTCGCGAACTCAACAGTACTACCACCATGACGAAAAAATACATTCTGCCTGGTTTCTGTCTACTGGTCCTGCTCGGCCCCATCTCGGGATTGATTGGATACTATCTGCTGGCACTCATTCCGCGAATGGTCGGCCTGATCATGCTCTTCGCCGCCGGTGGTATTCTGTATCTGACATTTCAGGATATTGCCCCCCAGGCCAAACTCGAACGCCGCTGGGCACCTTCCCTGGGCGCTGTCCTCGGCTTTGTCTTTGGACTGATCGCACAAATGGTCATCGCCTGA
- a CDS encoding cytochrome c peroxidase, whose amino-acid sequence MNVSEHRSYPLLLKISMATALLAGLTCTQTGTAQAAEKKSNKVQLGTDELTLGIPGKGPLTKAEIKEWLDNPENHQILEVTLPLGLSAGQAQIQGLTENPLTRAKVELGRQLYFDKRLSSDNTISCASCHHPDEGWGRHTQFGIGIRDQEGGRNSPISYNRILSGPQFWDGRAATLEEQAVGPIANPIEMGNTHETAVKTIKKIPGYQMQFKKIFKDGVNIDNVGKAIAAFERAVVTGPTPFDYQEQLKPFLKLDKEDLEDFKEEYEAALAMTKKHPMSDSAKRGMKLFFSEEVNCAACHLGPNLADEKYHNLGVGMDADKPDLGRYEVTKQEKDKGAFKTPTIRNVEQSAPYMHDGSLETLEEVVEHYNKGGTPNPWLSDKVKKLNLSAQDKKDLVAFMKACTGPFPKVESGRLPE is encoded by the coding sequence ATGAACGTATCGGAACACCGAAGCTACCCGCTCCTGCTTAAAATCAGCATGGCGACTGCCCTGCTGGCAGGACTGACCTGCACACAGACGGGAACAGCACAGGCTGCCGAAAAAAAATCAAACAAAGTGCAGTTGGGTACAGATGAACTCACCTTGGGAATTCCCGGCAAAGGACCGTTAACCAAAGCCGAAATCAAAGAATGGCTCGACAATCCCGAGAATCACCAGATTCTGGAAGTCACGCTCCCCCTCGGCCTCAGTGCCGGTCAGGCTCAAATTCAGGGCCTCACTGAAAACCCATTGACCCGCGCCAAAGTTGAACTGGGTCGCCAGCTCTATTTCGACAAGCGTCTCTCGTCCGATAACACCATCAGCTGTGCCAGCTGCCATCATCCCGATGAAGGCTGGGGACGACACACACAGTTCGGCATCGGTATCCGGGATCAGGAAGGGGGCCGCAACTCGCCCATCAGCTACAACCGGATTCTGAGTGGTCCTCAGTTCTGGGATGGACGCGCCGCCACTCTGGAAGAACAGGCCGTCGGTCCGATTGCTAACCCGATCGAAATGGGTAACACACACGAGACCGCCGTCAAAACAATCAAGAAGATTCCCGGCTACCAGATGCAGTTCAAGAAAATCTTCAAAGACGGCGTCAACATTGACAATGTCGGTAAAGCAATCGCGGCTTTCGAACGTGCCGTGGTGACCGGACCGACTCCCTTCGATTATCAGGAACAGCTCAAACCATTCCTCAAACTTGATAAGGAAGATCTGGAAGACTTCAAGGAAGAGTACGAAGCGGCCCTGGCGATGACAAAAAAACATCCCATGTCAGACAGTGCCAAACGCGGTATGAAACTGTTCTTCAGCGAAGAAGTCAACTGCGCCGCCTGTCACCTGGGTCCGAACCTGGCCGATGAAAAATACCACAACCTGGGCGTCGGCATGGATGCAGATAAACCGGACCTCGGTCGCTACGAAGTCACCAAACAGGAAAAAGACAAAGGTGCCTTCAAAACTCCCACGATTCGCAACGTCGAACAAAGTGCACCTTACATGCATGATGGATCGCTGGAGACGCTGGAAGAAGTCGTGGAACACTACAACAAAGGGGGCACACCTAACCCCTGGTTGAGTGACAAGGTCAAAAAACTGAACCTGTCGGCCCAGGACAAAAAAGACCTGGTCGCCTTCATGAAAGCCTGCACCGGCCCCTTCCCGAAAGTAGAGTCCGGACGTCTGCCTGAATAA
- a CDS encoding ABC transporter ATP-binding protein, which translates to MTTHSRTSRQQFEEYKTEFRETQIKALQKQASNRDRSSWDLVRSFLGLLKNYRASVLLSLGTLTIATLLALIPPAATKFVVDYVLDQKPLPVDLPSWIPHKPWPLLVTITVGVILISMVRIALQIWGRWHATRITKLIQMKVRKLVFAHAVRLPLHRVQELKSGGATSILREDAGSVGELVFGMLYNPCRAIIQLLGSLIILAWVDWRLLLGALFLVPLVYLTHRTWISRIRPQHRKVRQQRVAVDALATESFGGMRVVRAFGRQRSETTRVLRGNHLMGRQELYAWWWSRLIEIVWETLIPIASACLLLYGGWQVLQGELTLGDLVMFLAYLLMLLGPLAMLAQSAAQFQNSLSGLDRVLDLLEEPREMESATARKISRGEVEGRVTFQDVNFQYPGSLQYALEEISIDIAPGETIALVGPSGAGKTTFCNLVARFYDPTSGQVQLDGQDLKDLDVESYRHLIGVVEQDVFLFDGSVAENIGYGNRHAELSEIQHAAEVANADEFIRQLPQGYQTLIGERGVKLSGGQRQRLAIARAILADPRLLILDEATSNLDTESERLIQDSLATLMQNRTCFVIAHRLSTITHANRIVVFEGGRIIETGTHETLMETDGKYREMVLLQTSPAEVS; encoded by the coding sequence ATGACTACACATTCGCGTACCAGTCGCCAGCAGTTTGAAGAATATAAAACGGAATTTCGTGAAACCCAGATCAAGGCCCTGCAGAAACAGGCGTCCAACCGTGACCGTTCCTCCTGGGATCTGGTCCGCAGCTTTCTGGGACTGCTGAAAAACTACCGTGCCTCAGTACTTTTGTCATTGGGTACATTGACGATTGCAACCCTGCTCGCGTTAATCCCACCTGCGGCCACAAAATTCGTGGTCGACTATGTCCTCGATCAGAAACCGCTGCCCGTTGATCTCCCCTCGTGGATCCCACATAAACCCTGGCCTCTGCTGGTCACAATCACTGTTGGTGTGATTCTGATTTCCATGGTGCGTATCGCGCTGCAGATCTGGGGACGCTGGCATGCAACCCGCATCACCAAGTTGATTCAAATGAAGGTCCGCAAACTCGTCTTTGCGCACGCAGTCCGCCTCCCCCTGCACCGCGTTCAGGAACTCAAGTCAGGTGGTGCGACCAGCATTCTCCGCGAAGATGCCGGCAGTGTCGGCGAACTGGTCTTCGGCATGCTTTACAATCCCTGTCGCGCCATCATCCAGTTACTGGGGAGCCTGATCATTCTCGCCTGGGTCGACTGGCGCCTGTTACTGGGCGCCCTGTTTCTGGTACCGCTGGTCTACCTCACACATCGTACCTGGATCAGTCGGATTCGTCCGCAACACCGTAAAGTCCGCCAGCAGCGCGTCGCCGTCGATGCTCTGGCAACCGAATCCTTTGGTGGCATGCGCGTCGTGCGTGCCTTCGGGCGACAGCGATCTGAAACCACACGTGTGCTGCGCGGCAACCACCTGATGGGTCGCCAGGAACTTTACGCCTGGTGGTGGTCGCGACTGATTGAAATTGTCTGGGAAACCCTGATCCCGATCGCTTCGGCCTGCCTGCTCCTCTACGGCGGCTGGCAGGTGCTGCAGGGAGAACTCACCCTGGGCGATCTGGTGATGTTTCTGGCCTACCTGCTGATGCTGCTCGGTCCGCTGGCCATGCTTGCACAAAGTGCCGCCCAGTTCCAGAACAGCCTCTCTGGACTGGATCGCGTACTCGATCTACTCGAAGAGCCTCGCGAAATGGAATCAGCCACCGCCAGAAAAATCAGTCGGGGCGAGGTGGAAGGCCGCGTCACTTTCCAGGATGTGAATTTTCAATATCCCGGCTCACTGCAATATGCCCTGGAGGAAATTTCGATTGATATCGCCCCCGGAGAAACCATCGCACTGGTGGGTCCCAGTGGGGCGGGCAAAACCACCTTCTGCAATCTGGTCGCCCGATTTTACGATCCAACATCGGGCCAGGTGCAGCTCGATGGCCAGGATCTGAAAGACCTCGATGTAGAAAGCTACCGGCACCTGATCGGCGTCGTTGAACAGGACGTCTTTCTGTTTGATGGCTCCGTTGCAGAAAATATCGGTTACGGCAATCGGCATGCGGAGTTGTCCGAAATCCAACACGCTGCGGAAGTCGCGAATGCCGATGAATTTATCCGGCAACTGCCACAAGGTTATCAGACCCTCATTGGTGAGCGGGGTGTCAAACTGAGCGGCGGACAACGACAGCGTCTGGCCATCGCGCGTGCGATTCTGGCGGATCCCCGTCTGTTAATTCTTGATGAAGCGACCAGTAACCTGGATACAGAAAGCGAACGCCTGATTCAGGACAGTCTCGCCACATTGATGCAAAATCGCACCTGTTTTGTGATCGCCCACCGCCTGAGCACGATTACCCACGCGAATCGGATCGTCGTCTTTGAGGGGGGACGCATCATCGAAACCGGCACACACGAGACACTCATGGAGACTGATGGCAAATACCGGGAAATGGTCCTGCTGCAGACGAGTCCGGCAGAAGTCAGCTGA
- a CDS encoding DUF1559 domain-containing protein, which yields MGTHLRRKAFTLIELLVVIAIIAILIALLLPAVQQAREAARRSQCKNNLKQLGLAFHNYHDTFGCLPNGSHPTPTYPGGGYHMGWAPKIFPYIDEATRLHAMEAFSPNPISELAPWRIDTAPHNGRNEIWGPIPVFACPSSALGNRSPDIVNSTLPWIVSHGALHYRACAGRVEDVTNPSDSNNYRWANTGLIFPQSKTRFRDVIDGTTNTILLGESSSSYGWSASMKAGWGGIQPWTWGMYWYTDTRRLMLDSKNIQFPINYRGSFGTNHTPYTSYHVGGAHFLMGDGSVHFISQNIDLALFKGLGTRANGEVLGEW from the coding sequence ATGGGCACCCACTTAAGACGCAAAGCATTCACATTAATTGAACTTCTGGTCGTCATCGCAATTATCGCAATCTTGATTGCTTTACTCTTACCAGCTGTTCAGCAGGCACGGGAAGCGGCTCGCAGATCTCAGTGCAAAAACAATCTCAAGCAACTGGGATTGGCCTTCCACAACTACCACGACACCTTCGGCTGCTTACCCAACGGCAGCCATCCCACTCCCACCTATCCGGGCGGTGGTTACCATATGGGCTGGGCCCCTAAAATTTTCCCCTACATTGACGAGGCGACCCGGCTGCACGCCATGGAAGCCTTCTCCCCCAACCCGATCAGTGAACTCGCTCCCTGGCGAATCGATACCGCACCGCATAATGGCCGGAACGAAATCTGGGGACCCATTCCCGTTTTCGCCTGCCCTTCATCTGCCTTGGGCAATCGATCTCCCGATATCGTGAATTCAACCCTTCCCTGGATTGTGAGTCACGGAGCCCTGCACTACCGCGCCTGTGCCGGTCGTGTTGAAGATGTCACCAACCCTTCAGACTCGAATAACTACCGCTGGGCCAATACCGGTCTGATTTTCCCACAGAGCAAAACCAGATTCCGCGATGTCATAGACGGGACTACCAACACGATTCTGCTGGGGGAATCGTCCTCTTCCTACGGCTGGTCAGCTTCGATGAAAGCCGGCTGGGGCGGCATCCAACCCTGGACCTGGGGCATGTACTGGTACACCGACACCAGACGACTGATGCTGGACAGCAAGAACATCCAGTTCCCCATTAACTACCGTGGAAGTTTTGGTACCAACCACACCCCTTACACCAGCTACCACGTTGGTGGAGCACACTTCCTGATGGGTGACGGCTCCGTCCACTTCATCAGTCAGAATATCGATCTCGCACTGTTCAAAGGACTCGGCACCAGAGCCAATGGTGAAGTCCTTGGTGAATGGTGA